A stretch of the Channa argus isolate prfri chromosome 9, Channa argus male v1.0, whole genome shotgun sequence genome encodes the following:
- the LOC137133561 gene encoding phospholipid-transporting ATPase IH-like isoform X1, whose product MDFTRLRNIISRFCVGEENWVDSRTVYIGHKEPPQGAEAYIPQRYPDNRIISSKYTFWNFIPKNLFEQFRRIANFYFLVIFLVQLIIDTPTSPITSGLPLFFVITVTAIKQGYEDWLRHKADCSINECPVDVVQQGKVVRTQSHKLRVGDIVMVRDDETFPCDLILLSSSRHDGTCYVTTTSLDGESSHKTYYAVQDTMAFRTEQEVYSLHATIECEQPQPDLYKFVGRINIYKDKEEPVARPLGAENLLLRGATLKNTHHIYAVAVYTGMETKMALNYQSKSQKRSAVEKSMNAFLIVYLCILISKAVINTVLKYAWQWSPDRDEPWYNHRTENERQRHVVIRAFTDYLAFMVLFNYIIPVSMYVTVEMQKFLGSYFITWDEEMFDEELGEGAQVNTSDLNEELGQVEYVFTDKTGTLTENNMEFIECCVDGNVYIPHVICNGQILSAASSIDMIDSSPGGYRREHEDLFFRALCLCHTVQVKEEETVDGIKRGIHQGRPTSFYISSSPDEVALVEGMKRLGYTYLRLKDNYMEILNKDDEIERFELLHVLNFDSVRRRMSVIVKSSSGEYLLFCKGADSSIFPRVVSGKVEQVKARVEQNAVEGLRTLCVAYRRLLESEYEEACHHLTEAKLALQDREQRLAQAYDIIERDFVLLGATAVEDRLQEKAADTIESLHKAGMKVWVLTGDKMETAAATCYASKLFRRSTQILELTKKRTKEQSLHDVLFELNRTVLRQRSISGLSVDCLDFGLIIDGATLSAVLKPNQEGAGHRNYREIFLEICRNCSAVLCCRMAPLQKAQIVKLIKASKEHPITLAIGDGANDVSMILEAHVGIGIMGKEGRQAARNSDYAIPKFKHLKKMLLVHGHYYYIRIAELVQYFFYKNVCFIFPQFLYQFFCGFSQQPLYDTAYLTLYNISFTSLPILLYSLVEQHVTMETLKREPSLYRDIAKNSLLRWPVFLYWTCLGVFDAVIFFFGAYFLFDNTTFTSNGQLMTTNTQMMFGNWTFGTLVFTVLVFTVTLKLALDTHHWTWINHFVIWGSLLFYVIFSLLWGGIIWPFLNYQRMYYVFMQMLSSGPAWLSIILLITVSLLPDVIKKVLCRAVCPTATERAQDQDKQFRGGLAELTPLSSYQSYKGTSTDSSHLHLGAAEALSLCRSDPLPQILLAHLAEGEGADLCSLSPYMLCLSGAGFAYYAPGPETSV is encoded by the exons tgtgtgggGGAGGAGAACTGGGTGGACAGTCGGACGGTCTACATTGGGCATAAAGAACCCCCACAGGGAGCTGAGGCCTACATCCCCCAGCGTTACCCTGACAACCGCATCATCTCCTCTAAG TATACCTTTTGGAACTTCATACCCAAGAATCTGTTTGAGCAGTTCAGAAGAATTGCTAACTTCTACTTCTTGGTAATTTTTCTGGTCCAG CTCATTATCGACACCCCCACCAGTCCAATAACCAGCGGCCTGCCCCTCTTCTTTGTTATCACTGTCACCGCCATAAAACAG GGCTATGAGGACTGGCTCAGACACAAGGCAGACTGCTCTATAAACGAGTGTCCAGTGGATGTGGTGCAGCAGGGGAAGGTGGTGAGGACACAAAGTCACAAGCTACGG GTGGGGGACATTGTCATGGTGAGGGACGACGAGACTTTCCCCTGTGACCTTATCCTGCTCTCCTCCAGCCGTCACGATGGGACCTGCTATGTTACAACGACCAGCTTGGACGGGGAGTCTAGTCACAAG ACCTATTATGCTGTACAAGATACCATGGCCTTTAGAACAGAGCAGGAGGTGTATTCGCTACATGCCACTATTGAATGTGAACAACCGCAGCCTGACCTCTACAA ATTTGTGGGACGCATCAATATTTACAAGGACAAAGAAGAGCCTGTGGCTAG ACCACTTGGAGCTGAGAACTTGCTCCTTAGAGGAGCCACACTGAAGAACACACATCATATTTATG CTGTTGCAGTCTACACTGGCATGGAAACCAAGATGGCACTTAATTACCAGTCTAAATCTCAAAAGCGCTCAGCTGTAGAAAA GTCAATGAATGCCTTTCTTATAGTGTATCTGTGCATCCTGATCAGTAAAGCGGTGATCAACACTGTTCTGAAATATGCTTGGCAGTGGTCTCCTGACCGAGATGAACCCTGGTACAACCACAGAACTGAGAACGAGCGTCAACGCCATGTG GTGATTCGTGCATTCACTGATTACCTGGCTTTCATGGTCTTGTTTAATTACATCATCCCAGTGTCTATGTATGTGACGGTAGAAATGCAAAAATTTCTTGGCTCCTATTTCATCACTTGGGATGAGGAGATGTTTGACGAAGAGCTGGGAGAGGGAGCTCAAGTCAACACCTCCGATCTTAATGAAGAGCTGGGGCAG GTGGAGTACGTGTTTACTGATAAGACTGGCACTCTGACTGAGAACAACATGGAGTTTATTGAATGCTGTGTCGATGGGAATGTCTACATCCCGCATGTCATCTGCAATGGCCAAATCCTCAGTGCTGCTTCCAGTATAGACATGATTGATTCCTCACCTGGAGGATACAGGAGA gAACACGAGGACCTGTTTTTCAGGGCCCTGTGTCTGTGCCACACGGTGCAGGTGAAGGAAGAGGAGACGGTGGACGGCATCAAAAGAGGCATCCACCAGGGCCGACCCACCTCGTTTTACATCTCCTCTTCACCGGATGAGGTAGCTTTGGTGGAGGGAATGAAGAG GCTGGGTTATACCTATTTGAGACTGAAAGACAACTACATGGAGATCCTCAACAAAGATGATGAGATTGAAAG GTTTGAGCTGCTCCATGTTCTAAACTTCGACTCTGTCAGGAGGAGAATGAGCGTGATCGTCAAGTCAAGCTCAG GAGAATACCTGCTGTTCTGTAAAGGTGCAGACTCATCCATTTTTCCACGGGTGGTGTCTGGGAAGGTGGAGCAAGTGAAAGCCCGGGTGGAGCAGAATGCTGTA GAGGGACTGCGGACTCTGTGCGTTGCCTATCGAAGATTATTAGAGTCTGAATATGAAGAGGCATGTCATCACTTGACCGAAGCCAAGCTGGCCTTACAGGACAGGGAGCAGAGGCTGGCACAAGCCTATGACATCATCGAGAGGGACTTTGTGCTTTTGGGTGCTACAGCAGTGGAGGACAG GCTCCAGGAGAAAGCTGCAGACACCATTGAGTCACTCCACAAGGCTGGGATGAAAGTTTGGGTCCTGACAGGAGACAAGATGGAGACTGCAGCAGCTACCTGCTATGCCAGCAAGCTATTCCGTCGCAGCACACAGATCCTGGAGCTGACCAAGAAACGCACAAAAGAGCAGAGTCTGCACGATGTGCTGTTTGAACTAAATAGGACCGTTCTCAGACAACGCTCTATATCTGG GTTGTCGGTAGACTGCCTCGACTTTGGTCTGATCATCGATGGGGCCACTCTGTCTGCAGTATTAAAGCCTAACCAGGAGGGTGCTGGCCATAGGAACTACAGAGAGATCTTCTTAGAGATCTGTCGCAACTGTAGCGCCGTGCTCTGTTGTCGCATGGCACCACTGCAGAAAGCACAG ATTGTGAAGCTAATCAAAGCGTCCAAGGAGCACCCGATAACCCTTGCCATTGGCGATGGAGCCAACGATGTCAGCATGATCTTGGAAGCACATGTGGGCATTG GCATCATGGGTAAAGAAGGCCGGCAGGCAGCAAGAAACAGTGACTATGCCATCCCAAAGTTTAAACACCTGAAGAAGATGTTACTTGTTCATGGGCACTACTATTACATCCGAATTGCTGAGCTTGTTCAGTACTTCTTCTACAAG AATGTGTGCTTCATATTTCCTCAGTTCCTGTATCAGTTCTTCTGTGGGTTTTCCCAGCAG CCTCTGTACGACACTGCCTATCTGACGTTGTACAACATCAGCTTCACCTCACTCCCCATCCTCCTCTACAGTCTGGTTGAGCAACACGTTACCATGGAGACACTGAAAAGGGAGCCATCTTTGTACAG GGACATAGCGAAGAACTCCCTTCTCCGCTGGCCTGTTTTTCTGTACTGGACATGCTTGGGTGTGTTTGATgctgtcatcttcttctttggtGCCTACTTCCTGTTTGACAACACCACCTTCACCAGCAATGGACAG ctTATGACCACCAACACACAGATG ATGTTTGGGAACTGGACCTTTGGGACCCTCGTCTTCACCGTTCTAGTTTTCACTGTCACACTCAAG CTTGCGTTGGACACACACCACTGGACCTGGATCAATCACTTTGTCATCTGGGGGTCACTACTTTTCTAcgttattttctctcttctctggGGAGGCATAATTTG GCCTTTCCTGAACTACCAGAGGATGTACTACGTGTTTATGCAGATGCTGTCCAGTGGTCCAGCCTGGCTCAGCATCATCCTACTTATTACGGTCAGCTTGCTGCCAGATGTCATTAAGAAGGTCCTCTGCAGGGCCGTATGTCCCACAGCTACCGAACGTGCACAG
- the LOC137133561 gene encoding phospholipid-transporting ATPase IH-like isoform X3: MDFTRLRNIISRFCVGEENWVDSRTVYIGHKEPPQGAEAYIPQRYPDNRIISSKYTFWNFIPKNLFEQFRRIANFYFLVIFLVQLIIDTPTSPITSGLPLFFVITVTAIKQGYEDWLRHKADCSINECPVDVVQQGKVVRTQSHKLRVGDIVMVRDDETFPCDLILLSSSRHDGTCYVTTTSLDGESSHKTYYAVQDTMAFRTEQEVYSLHATIECEQPQPDLYKFVGRINIYKDKEEPVARPLGAENLLLRGATLKNTHHIYAVAVYTGMETKMALNYQSKSQKRSAVEKSMNAFLIVYLCILISKAVINTVLKYAWQWSPDRDEPWYNHRTENERQRHVVIRAFTDYLAFMVLFNYIIPVSMYVTVEMQKFLGSYFITWDEEMFDEELGEGAQVNTSDLNEELGQVEYVFTDKTGTLTENNMEFIECCVDGNVYIPHVICNGQILSAASSIDMIDSSPGGYRREHEDLFFRALCLCHTVQVKEEETVDGIKRGIHQGRPTSFYISSSPDEVALVEGMKRLGYTYLRLKDNYMEILNKDDEIERFELLHVLNFDSVRRRMSVIVKSSSGEYLLFCKGADSSIFPRVVSGKVEQVKARVEQNAVEGLRTLCVAYRRLLESEYEEACHHLTEAKLALQDREQRLAQAYDIIERDFVLLGATAVEDRLQEKAADTIESLHKAGMKVWVLTGDKMETAAATCYASKLFRRSTQILELTKKRTKEQSLHDVLFELNRTVLRQRSISGLSVDCLDFGLIIDGATLSAVLKPNQEGAGHRNYREIFLEICRNCSAVLCCRMAPLQKAQIVKLIKASKEHPITLAIGDGANDVSMILEAHVGIGIMGKEGRQAARNSDYAIPKFKHLKKMLLVHGHYYYIRIAELVQYFFYKNVCFIFPQFLYQFFCGFSQQPLYDTAYLTLYNISFTSLPILLYSLVEQHVTMETLKREPSLYRDIAKNSLLRWPVFLYWTCLGVFDAVIFFFGAYFLFDNTTFTSNGQLMTTNTQMMFGNWTFGTLVFTVLVFTVTLKLALDTHHWTWINHFVIWGSLLFYVIFSLLWGGIIWPFLNYQRMYYVFMQMLSSGPAWLSIILLITVSLLPDVIKKVLCRAVCPTATERAQKVKTAGALEGCVAPGPAAGGNEQDPLYPDRSCERDSGEKSTRTYDSMMSHGHSTLLSKP, encoded by the exons tgtgtgggGGAGGAGAACTGGGTGGACAGTCGGACGGTCTACATTGGGCATAAAGAACCCCCACAGGGAGCTGAGGCCTACATCCCCCAGCGTTACCCTGACAACCGCATCATCTCCTCTAAG TATACCTTTTGGAACTTCATACCCAAGAATCTGTTTGAGCAGTTCAGAAGAATTGCTAACTTCTACTTCTTGGTAATTTTTCTGGTCCAG CTCATTATCGACACCCCCACCAGTCCAATAACCAGCGGCCTGCCCCTCTTCTTTGTTATCACTGTCACCGCCATAAAACAG GGCTATGAGGACTGGCTCAGACACAAGGCAGACTGCTCTATAAACGAGTGTCCAGTGGATGTGGTGCAGCAGGGGAAGGTGGTGAGGACACAAAGTCACAAGCTACGG GTGGGGGACATTGTCATGGTGAGGGACGACGAGACTTTCCCCTGTGACCTTATCCTGCTCTCCTCCAGCCGTCACGATGGGACCTGCTATGTTACAACGACCAGCTTGGACGGGGAGTCTAGTCACAAG ACCTATTATGCTGTACAAGATACCATGGCCTTTAGAACAGAGCAGGAGGTGTATTCGCTACATGCCACTATTGAATGTGAACAACCGCAGCCTGACCTCTACAA ATTTGTGGGACGCATCAATATTTACAAGGACAAAGAAGAGCCTGTGGCTAG ACCACTTGGAGCTGAGAACTTGCTCCTTAGAGGAGCCACACTGAAGAACACACATCATATTTATG CTGTTGCAGTCTACACTGGCATGGAAACCAAGATGGCACTTAATTACCAGTCTAAATCTCAAAAGCGCTCAGCTGTAGAAAA GTCAATGAATGCCTTTCTTATAGTGTATCTGTGCATCCTGATCAGTAAAGCGGTGATCAACACTGTTCTGAAATATGCTTGGCAGTGGTCTCCTGACCGAGATGAACCCTGGTACAACCACAGAACTGAGAACGAGCGTCAACGCCATGTG GTGATTCGTGCATTCACTGATTACCTGGCTTTCATGGTCTTGTTTAATTACATCATCCCAGTGTCTATGTATGTGACGGTAGAAATGCAAAAATTTCTTGGCTCCTATTTCATCACTTGGGATGAGGAGATGTTTGACGAAGAGCTGGGAGAGGGAGCTCAAGTCAACACCTCCGATCTTAATGAAGAGCTGGGGCAG GTGGAGTACGTGTTTACTGATAAGACTGGCACTCTGACTGAGAACAACATGGAGTTTATTGAATGCTGTGTCGATGGGAATGTCTACATCCCGCATGTCATCTGCAATGGCCAAATCCTCAGTGCTGCTTCCAGTATAGACATGATTGATTCCTCACCTGGAGGATACAGGAGA gAACACGAGGACCTGTTTTTCAGGGCCCTGTGTCTGTGCCACACGGTGCAGGTGAAGGAAGAGGAGACGGTGGACGGCATCAAAAGAGGCATCCACCAGGGCCGACCCACCTCGTTTTACATCTCCTCTTCACCGGATGAGGTAGCTTTGGTGGAGGGAATGAAGAG GCTGGGTTATACCTATTTGAGACTGAAAGACAACTACATGGAGATCCTCAACAAAGATGATGAGATTGAAAG GTTTGAGCTGCTCCATGTTCTAAACTTCGACTCTGTCAGGAGGAGAATGAGCGTGATCGTCAAGTCAAGCTCAG GAGAATACCTGCTGTTCTGTAAAGGTGCAGACTCATCCATTTTTCCACGGGTGGTGTCTGGGAAGGTGGAGCAAGTGAAAGCCCGGGTGGAGCAGAATGCTGTA GAGGGACTGCGGACTCTGTGCGTTGCCTATCGAAGATTATTAGAGTCTGAATATGAAGAGGCATGTCATCACTTGACCGAAGCCAAGCTGGCCTTACAGGACAGGGAGCAGAGGCTGGCACAAGCCTATGACATCATCGAGAGGGACTTTGTGCTTTTGGGTGCTACAGCAGTGGAGGACAG GCTCCAGGAGAAAGCTGCAGACACCATTGAGTCACTCCACAAGGCTGGGATGAAAGTTTGGGTCCTGACAGGAGACAAGATGGAGACTGCAGCAGCTACCTGCTATGCCAGCAAGCTATTCCGTCGCAGCACACAGATCCTGGAGCTGACCAAGAAACGCACAAAAGAGCAGAGTCTGCACGATGTGCTGTTTGAACTAAATAGGACCGTTCTCAGACAACGCTCTATATCTGG GTTGTCGGTAGACTGCCTCGACTTTGGTCTGATCATCGATGGGGCCACTCTGTCTGCAGTATTAAAGCCTAACCAGGAGGGTGCTGGCCATAGGAACTACAGAGAGATCTTCTTAGAGATCTGTCGCAACTGTAGCGCCGTGCTCTGTTGTCGCATGGCACCACTGCAGAAAGCACAG ATTGTGAAGCTAATCAAAGCGTCCAAGGAGCACCCGATAACCCTTGCCATTGGCGATGGAGCCAACGATGTCAGCATGATCTTGGAAGCACATGTGGGCATTG GCATCATGGGTAAAGAAGGCCGGCAGGCAGCAAGAAACAGTGACTATGCCATCCCAAAGTTTAAACACCTGAAGAAGATGTTACTTGTTCATGGGCACTACTATTACATCCGAATTGCTGAGCTTGTTCAGTACTTCTTCTACAAG AATGTGTGCTTCATATTTCCTCAGTTCCTGTATCAGTTCTTCTGTGGGTTTTCCCAGCAG CCTCTGTACGACACTGCCTATCTGACGTTGTACAACATCAGCTTCACCTCACTCCCCATCCTCCTCTACAGTCTGGTTGAGCAACACGTTACCATGGAGACACTGAAAAGGGAGCCATCTTTGTACAG GGACATAGCGAAGAACTCCCTTCTCCGCTGGCCTGTTTTTCTGTACTGGACATGCTTGGGTGTGTTTGATgctgtcatcttcttctttggtGCCTACTTCCTGTTTGACAACACCACCTTCACCAGCAATGGACAG ctTATGACCACCAACACACAGATG ATGTTTGGGAACTGGACCTTTGGGACCCTCGTCTTCACCGTTCTAGTTTTCACTGTCACACTCAAG CTTGCGTTGGACACACACCACTGGACCTGGATCAATCACTTTGTCATCTGGGGGTCACTACTTTTCTAcgttattttctctcttctctggGGAGGCATAATTTG GCCTTTCCTGAACTACCAGAGGATGTACTACGTGTTTATGCAGATGCTGTCCAGTGGTCCAGCCTGGCTCAGCATCATCCTACTTATTACGGTCAGCTTGCTGCCAGATGTCATTAAGAAGGTCCTCTGCAGGGCCGTATGTCCCACAGCTACCGAACGTGCACAG